Within the Deltaproteobacteria bacterium genome, the region GAGAAACAGTCGGTTTGGCCATTTGATATTCCCTCGAAAGTCAAACGAGTAAAACTGAATCCAGCGGACATCCGCCATATTTCTGATCTTTACGATAATAGCATTTTCGCGATGGATCAGGAGTTTTCAACGCTGCTGAAGATCGTGCGTGAATTGGATCTCGAAAAAAACACCGTCATTATTTTCCAGTCTGAGCATGGCGAGGAGATGTTAGAGCAGGGCGAATATGCACACGATAATCTGTGGGACACGACGATTCATGCCCCATTGATCATTCATAGTCCCACCTTTAGTAAGCACGCAGGGACCTGGGTGGAGGGGCTCGCCTCTGGCGTCGATCTCGCCCCTACGATATACAGGCATTTGGGATTTAATCTTGGAAACGAGATTCGTTTTGATGGCGTTGAGCTTCTGGAAAAAGGGAGTCACGGCAAATTCAAAAGTGAACGAACAGAGGTGTTTCTTACACAAGTACCAATATGGGAAACGTTATGGTCCATTCGCGGCGATGAATGGTTGCTGGACGGCCTGCGAAAAGCGAATGCTTCAATGAATTTTCGCAATTACGGTGTTCGCACTGCAACTCATAAGTTGATTCATCGAAAGACGAGATTCATAAAAGCTATTCATTCAATGAGGAACTATTTTACGGGCGAAAATCAAATAGAGGATGAGTACGAGTTTTTTGATCTTCGCAAAGATCCCGAAGAAAAATTCAATCTTATGCGCGCGCCGCTTTCGGCTGAGAATAAGGTCGAGCTTGAAGCTCTAAAGACAAAGCTGAAAGAGTTTGATGAACGCATGCTCCGCCTGTCTCGCCTGAAGGATGGAACTAAGGATTTTCAGGAGTATTTCTAGGTCGGGCGCTGAGGCGCCGCCTAAGAAATGCGACGCATTTCTTAGGCGGTACCTATCTATTTCATACCGGCGGCCTTCAGCTCTGCCATAGTAAACAGAGCGTGAAGCTTGATGCCAGCGGCCGTTATTTTGTCGGACTTTCCCTCACTTCTATCGATAACACCGACGACGTCCGTGATGATTGCGCCATCAGCCCGAAGGTCGCCAGCGCTAATCACAACCTGGCCGCCGGTGGTGATGACATCTTCAATCAGAGTAATCTTTTTGCCCTTGATATCTGGTCCCTCGGCAAACCGACAAGTCCCGTAGTCTTTGGGCTGTTTTCGAACAAATACCACTTCGTGGCCCGATTCCATGGCGATCGCCGTGGCAATGGGAATTCCACCCATCTCAAGCGCGCCAAGAAGTTCGGTGTCTTTCGGGAGCATCGGGGCCAATAGCTTTGCGATTTCCCTAAGAACCGTGGGACGGCTTTCGAATTGGTACTTGTCGAAGTACTCGTTCGAGGTTTGACCGCTGCGAAGTTTAAACGTTCCGGTGCGGTGCGAAAGTTTAAAGACAGTTTTTGCGAGTTCATGTTTTGTCATTACCGGCTCCCTTTTGACCCTAAGTAGGTGGCACACACGATGCTTACTACTTGGTTCATCTGTGAGGGGCAACAGAAGCGAAGGGAAGCAGGGGCGAAATGGGGCCGAAATCGCAGCAAGAAAATGATCTTCGGGGGCCTTCTGGCGCGGATTCTGATTTTTCAGACCCTCTTGAAGGTGCACTTTTGAACTCGTCAGAGTCGATCGATCGATCTAGCCAGACGGCAGGGTCGCCCGAATCCTGGGCTGCGAAGCCGATCGCGCAAAAAGACAGATTAGATTTCGATGCGTTGAGAATTTTTGTCGTCCTTGCGTTGCTGACAGCGGCAATGGCGGTGGTGATGAAGTTCCTTTTTTAGTGGCAAAGGTGCCTCCAGCATTTTTGATACGCGCCGCGTTTCAAAAATGTAGGAGGTACCTTTTGATTACTTTGTTGAAACGAACGCGCCTTCGCAGCCCAGAAACTGGCCTCTTACCGAATTTAAGGCGGAACGAAGACTCATCGGTCTCGCAGGTACAACTTGTGGTATATGCCCAGTCTCTCGCATCCAATTCGCGAAAGACTCGAGGACGAAGGAGTTAGTTTCCCGAATCTGTGTTTGGCCAATACCTGGATGGTATTGGTTATCATTGATACCGATGTAAAGCTGACCAGTAGTCTTGTTGCCCTCTTTGATCGACAATAGGCCAACCATTGCCAAAGCATCATGGATCGGCATTGATTCAGTACCGGATTTATTCGTAAGGACGTCCGGACTCAGCTGATAAATCAAAGTGGGTGTAGTTCTGGCATTCCAGTATTCGAACGTCTCGAGCTTTGCTGCATCTTTTGGCGTTAGCGCAACTGACAGTCCATGGCGTTCTCGCAAGTAACGCGCGAGTCCCTGTCCACCCGAGTAGCCATTTGATTTCAACACCGCGTGGATCGTCTCCTTTGAGGTGGCTAATACCGAGGTGTCATATACCCAGCTCAGCGCGTGCAGCCATCTGATTCTCACGGTTGAGTCTTTAATAATCATATCTTTGAAAATCGAATCGACGTCTTCAATGGTAAGATGCTTTCTTGCCATCAATTCGACTAGTGCCCCCGTGCGAACTTGATAACGGAACGAGCTAGAGAATTCAGTTGCTCTTGCGAGATCGTACCGCTGCCGGCCATCCATCACGGGGTGCCTACGGACGAAATTAGCGTCAGCGGTAAATGCAGCTCGCACAATCGAGTCAATTTTTTGATTACCGAAGAGGTGTCTTAAATGTCGTATAAAATCGGCATTCTCACGAGTTGTTCTGAAATCACCGACTGCAGCGGCTAGTAGCTTAACGTCGACCTTCTCGATTCCTTGTTTTTTCGCCTCTTGCTTCGCTATTTCTAGCAAGTTCTGATTCACCGTCACTTGTTCATAGGGGCCTAGATACATTTGACCCTCCGAACCTGCGGCAAGGAAGAGGTTTCCGATCGCACGATGCGCATGATCGGCGTTTGGCAATCGGCTGCGAATTCCCATGATAAGCCGGTGCTCTTTCGTCGCGCTTTCAATTTTGGCACTTGCTTCGGCAGCAGAGAGTACTGCGCCAGCATGATAGCTCATCGGACTTAAGCCCTCAAGAGCTCGCAGAACTGTGAGCTCTAGCAGTTCGGGGTTTGATCGAAGGATTTGATACGGTTCGTAGCCAGGAATTCCTTTGGCGAATACTTCTGAACGAATCCATCGACTGCCCAACAAAAGTTGGCGAAAAAATTTAAGATCCCGTGTTGTCCAATATTTTAGTACTAACATACTAGTCGGAAGCATGTCTGGATCGGCCGATATTCGAGCGACAACAGACTTCCAAATTCCGGGTTGAGCGGCCTCGATGAGCGCAAAGTATCGGCGAAGATAAACGCCGCGTTCCGAGTAGCCGTCGATCAGCCCGTGCGAAAGATTCTTCGTGAAATATTCGACCGTACTCGGATGGTTTAATATAGCCATTGCCTGGCTGCGAAGCTCGTTTTTCATTGCAGAAAGCTTTGGGTCTCGCTCCAATCGCTCCAATAGGTGCACCAAGTTGCCGATTACCTCGGGTGAAAGCGTCGTTTGGCGTCGTCCATTGTCCCCACTTGCGTATTGATCATCACTTACGTGATCCCAATAGTTGTGGGGTGATGCTGTGAGTTCAATCATCACCGGGCCTATTTTTTCTATCAAAGCTTTCAATGCTTCGGGGTTGTTCGAGTAAAGCAAACGCGATAGCCAAGTGATCTGGAAATGTTTGAGTTCGTTAATATCGCTAGTTGAGTTGTCGACATAACTCTGTCCAAACGACTGACCTTCACGCCGGTATTGAAGGCTTCGTGGAAGAGATTGCTGCTGTTTTACATCAAACGCGCGGTCCACAATTCGTTCTTGTGCACCAAGCTGATATATCAAGTTTGCATTTTGAGTGCGCTCAGCTATCCGAGCCTGTAATGACACGGTATCAATGTTCGCCCAGGTGTAAGTTGATTGCGTCCGCAAAAGTCCTGCATAGTTTTGCAGATCGCCGGATTGCGCATTCACATCTTGCGAGATCGAGGCGCCGGAAACGAAGACCGCTAACCCTGTCAAAAACTTAAGCGCCTTCATTTCTTTCGTCTCCGGGAAAAAGTGTCTTCAAGAGTCATTTCGCTTTTTGGCAATCAGACTTTTGTGATGGCTGGGGATGCAATGTTTAGACAGACTCTCGACAGTCCTCAGGACAAATTGGCTATCTGACGGTGGGGCACGGGCAAAGTACACACATGCTAAATTGCCGAGATTAGGCACTTTGGAGGGCCTAAGTGGCGTTTTTGCGCCATTGCTTGAACTAAGGTAGGCAGGACTCGTTCAGCCAATTCGCAAATGCGGGTGTCGAATTTGTAATCGAGAACTCGATAATCGCCGGAGTTTCATAGCTGTGGTTGCTTTGAATGTGTTCGATGAGGGCAGCAGAGGTCTGTTCGATAGACTTAAAAATCACCGCGATTTCATTCGCTGACTCGATCGAGTTTTTCCAGCGATACACAGACAAATGCGCAGGGAAAATATTGGCGCAAGCAGCGAGGCGTTTTTCAACCGCAGAACGCGCGACTGTTTCGGCCATCTCCGCATCCGGGAAAACTGCGTATATGACGCGGCCCTTAACCAAATTGTAGGCGGTACCTTTTGTCATTTTTTGGATTCGGAGTCTTTGAAGACGCGGCTGCCGACAGATTTTTTCTGGCCCTGATATTTTCCGCGATAGGGGTTGAGTGCTTCTTGATCCATTTTGCAGAAGACCAGTTGGCAAATACGGCGGCCGGCTTTAAGCGTGATCGGTAGCGAATTTGCGTTGTACAACTCAAGTGTTATATTGCCTTCAAACCCCGGATCTACCCAGCCCGCGTTTTGAATAAAGAGCCCCAACCGGCCGATCGAGCTTCGGCCCTCAACGAACGCGGTGAGATCGTTTGGCAGCTTGATCCATTCCATTGTTGTCGCAAGGAGAAACGTGTGGGGAGGAATAGTGATCGTATCGCCTTCGAACTCGCGATATTTGATCTCAGAGTCCATGTCGATCGCCGTCATGTTGAAGCTTTCAACCATGAGAAAGTGGGTCCCGAGTCTGCAATCAACCGACGCCGGTTGAATGCTTTCTTGGGTGAGCGGTTCGACGACCAAGTCGCCGGCTTTAATCATCGTGGTCAGAGTTTTATCTGAAAGTATCATAGGGGAGCGAGACTAGGGTGCTGGTTCTAAAGACGCAAGCGGCGACGCAAGCCGAGAGACAAGCTATCTGCGTCGCTGCGGCCTCCGGCCTGCGTCTCGGGCGAGCCTCGCTCCTTCGAAGCTCTCGCCCTCGTTCGATGCAGCGGCATCGAAAGATCTGAAATATGCGGCCCCGATAAAAAAAGCCCCGGGAAGAACCGAGGGCTTTATAAAAGTGAGCTATTGCCGTTCGAGGTTTTATCCCCTGTCACCTAAGTGAGGGTTTCGGCTGCGAGACCTCGGAAGCGGGTCCCCTCGTACTCGAGGGTTCGAGCCCGGATGGCTCGAACCGCTTCCGCGAACACACGACGTGTGTGTCTCGCAGGCTAATCCCGAATGTTATCCTTTTTGTTCTGCTGCGCGCTTTTCGAGGTACTTCTTGTGAAGTTCGTCTTGGAGGTTGCGTGGTACTGGAGAGTACTTTGCAAATTCCATCGTGAATTCACCTTTACCTTGAGTCGCAGAACGCAGATCCGTTGAGTAGCCGAACATTTCTGTCAGCGGAACTTCCGCTGTGACAGTCACGCTGCCTTCCAAAGTTTGTGTACCTTGGATGACGCCGCGACGTTGGTTGATTCCGCCCATGACCGAACCTTGGTACTCTTCAGGAGCAACAGTTTCGAGTTTCATGATTGGTTCAAGCGCTACTGGGCCAGCGGCCATGTAGACTTCGCGAAGTGCTGCCATCGAAGCGATTTTGAACGCGAGGTAAGACGAATCGACATCGTGGTAAGCGCCGTCTTTCAACGTTACTTTCATGCCGACGATTGGGAAGCCAATCAATGGCCCTTTGACCATTTGCTCTTGGAAACCTTCGTCAACCGCAGGGATGAACTCCTTAGGAATACGTCCACCGACAACGTCATCTTCGAATTCGTACGCTTTTGGATCTTTGCCTTCTTCAACTTGAAGCGGCTCGATCGTACCAGAAATTTTAGCGTATTGACCCGATCCACCCGTTTGCTTCTTGTGAGTGTAATCGAAGTCAGTGACGCGAGAAATTGTCTCGCGGTACGCAACTTGTGGTTTACCAGCGATAACTTCGCAGTTGAATTCGCGCTTCATACGTTCGATGTAGATCTCCAAATGGAGTTCTCCCATCCCAGCGATGATCGTCTCGTTTGATTCTTCGTCACGCGAAACGCGGAACGTTGGATCTTCTTTGCGGAACTTCTGAAGAGCCTTCGAGAAGTTTGAAGCCGCGTCTTTCGACTTTGGCGCAACCGCAAGCGAGATAACCGCTTCTGGGATAAACATCGAAGACATAGCAACGTTGATCGAACCATCCGTGAACGTGTCGCCCGAAGCGCAATCAACACCGAACAATGCAACGATGTCGCCAGCCGACGCTTCGTCGATGTCGGCCATTTCGCTCGAGTGCATTCGAACCATGCGAGGGATTTTCACCTTCTTTTGGTTCGACGTGTTGATAATGAAGTCGCCCTTTTTCATCGTACCTTGATAAATACGCATGTAAGTCAGCTGACCATAGCGACCATCATCAAGTTTGAACGCGTACGCAACCAGCGGTTTTGCTGGATCTGTGATCATGGTGACTTTTTCTTCGCCCTTGTCGAGATCAAGGCCGGTGTTTTCTTTTTCAGTTGGGTTCGGGAGATAGTCCGAAATACCGTCGAGAAGCTTTTGGACTCCACGGTTTTTGTAAGCCGAACCACAGAACACAGGAACGAACTTCAAAGCAATCGTCGCTTTTCGAATCGCCGCTTTGACCTCGTCGTTCGACGGTTCTTCTTCCATCAAGAATTTTTCTGCGATGCTTTCGTCGACGTCTGCGAGCTTCGCGACGAGTTCTTGGCGATATTCTTTCGCTTGTTCTATCATGTCGGCGGGGATGTCTTTTTCGATAACTTTTTCGCCGTTGTCGCCTTCGTTGTAGAACGCGCGCATTGAGACGAGATCGACCACTCCTGCAAGCGTATCTTCAATACCGATTGGCAATTGAGTCATGACGGCATTCAAGCGAAGCTTTTCGCGAAGACCTTCCATGACACGGAAGGGGTTGGCACCAGAGCGATCGAGTTTGTTGACGAAGGCCAAGCGTGGAACGCTGTAGCGTTTCATCTGGCGATCGACAGTGATCGACTGCGATTGAACTCCAGCGACTCCGCACAGAACCAAAATCGCGCCGTCAAGAACGCGAAGCGATCGTTCAACTTCAACGGTGAAGTCGACGTGCCCGGGGGTGTCGATGAGGTTGAACGAAATGTCTTTCCATTCACCGAAGGTTGCCGCCGACTGGATTGTGATCCCTTTTTCTCGCTCGAGATCCATCGAGTCCATCGTCGCGCCGACACCGTCTTTGCCGCGAACTTCGTGAATCGCGTGAATGCGACCTGTGTAGAACAAAATTCGTTCTGACAAAGTTGTTTTACCCGAATCGATGTGTGCCGAAATACCGAAATTTCGGACCTTATCTAGAACTAATTTGTTCGCCATATCGCTCCATCTAACGGCCTAAAAGTTGGCCAAATAAACGCCTTGAAAATCTTGTGAATGAACGGTGTAGCATGGAGATTTTAACGCGTCTAGGGATGGCTTGAAGGTCCTGACAACTCTATAATTTGGTGGTGAATTCAAATGGCGATGGCTTTTTAGAGTGCCGTCGCCAAAATTGCTTCTTTTTAGGCAACAGGCGGTTTTTTTGGGCGACGCGCTAGCAACTGGAATGACTTTCACTGAGCGATTGCGGAATGAGGTATTTGGTTTCCGCGAATGGAGAGGCGAGCAGTCTGCGGTCCTACAGTCCTTGATAAATGGGAAAAGCGTATTGACCGTCATGCCGACTGGAATGGGCAAAAGTCTTTGCTACCAGATTCCAGCCGTTGCCGAGGCCTCGGCCGGCGTACTGGGTTATGGATTTGTTTTGGTCGTCTCGCCCCTCATAGCGTTGATGAAAGATCAAGTCGACTCATCGCGTCGAAAGGGGTTGCGAGCAGCGGCGATTCATTCGGCGATGTCACGGGAAGAACGAGAGCGAGTCTTAAACAAGCTTCGATCGGGCAAAGTGGCGAAAGACCACATTCAAATTTTGTATGCGACCCCGGAACGTTTTCGTCAGGAAGTTTTTTGGGAGGCGATTTCAGAAGCGAAGCAAAATGGTCTGCCGGTAAAGCTTCTCGCGATCGATGAAGCGCACTGCATTTCGACCTGGGGACATGACTTTCGGTTGGACTATTCTCGTCTTGGCGATCGCCGCGCGCGCCTGGGAAACCCGCTGACGTTGGCGCTGACGGCAACAGCCACAAAAGAAACTCAGACAGACATTCTTCGTGAGCTCGGGATGCAGGATGCCGACACCCATGTGTCCAGTGTGTGGCGACCAAATTTGGCCATCGAAGTTATCGAGACAGGGGGCCTTGATGAAAAGATCCGAGCCTTTGTTCTAAGTCGGCATCTGAACCCCGGTTCGACCATTGTGTACTTTGCTTTGATTCAAACATTGAAGAAGTTCAGCGAAGAAATCAGTCGCCTAGGGTTTGACCATTCTGTGTACCATTCGCAAGTCGGTGATAAAAACAGACGACTCGAGCAAGAAAACTTTCTCGGCGGCGCAACTGATTTGATGTTAGCGACGCCGGCGTTTGGTCTCGGCATCGACAAACCAGATGTTCGGCTGTTGGTGCATGCCGAGATTCCAGGTTCGATGGAAGCTTACTACCAAGAAATCGGTCGAGCCGGTCGCGACGGTAAGCGCTCTGCCTGTGTTGCGCTTTATGATCGGGACGATGTCTCTATTCAGTCGGACTTTGTAAAATGGTCGACGCCGGATCCGGGATTCATTCAAAGCGTGCACAATTTGATTTCGCGAAACGAATTGCGTGCGCGGCAAGAAGGCTTTGACTATTTGCGAAGCCAGATGAATTTCTACAATCGACGCGATTTCCGTGTGGAAACATCAGTCGCGCTATTAGAGCGCTGGGGGGCCCTGGAAGGCCGCGAACCGCGAGAATGGAAAGCTGTCGGCGATGTACCTACCGAGTATTTAGATCCGGATCGGTACCGAAAAAGTCTTCTTCACCGGCAAGAAAAACTCTCTCGCCTTGTTAGTTTTTTCGAAATGGGACCTGAAGAATTGGCCAGCCAAAAAGGTTGTCGATTGGCGGAAGTCGCTAAAGGCTTTGGCGAGAATTTAATAGACCGCCGCTGTGGAATTTGCGATTCCTGCCGTTAGCTGTCGCCGAGCGCGATCGGGCTTTTAAGCTTTTCAACCTTTTGAATCAGATTCTTTTCTAAGGCTTGAAATTGGCTTGCAAACATTGCTCCTAAAAATTTCCCAACGAAATTTCGGGGATGAACGAAACTCATTATTCCGAATTCATTTTTATCAATTTCAGTTGAATGGACCATTGCGTGAGCGACCATGTTGACAGTCGCGTTTGGTAAAAAACCGATTTCTAAAAGTGCGCGGTCTAGCAGAGAAGCAGTGTTCGAAGGAGCCTCTCCTGTTAAGGCGACTTCTGAGAGGCCAAAGCTGAACTGTCGTTTTGCGGCATCTGATTGGTCCAATTCGTTGAATGTCGATTGAAGTATTTGAAGTTCAGTCGTGTGGGCCCGCCTCATTATTTTAGACGCATCTAGTTCATTGAGCTGTATCAAAGTCGAATCGCGTTTTAGCAACGTTTCTACTTGGCCCAAAAGACGAGGGTGAGTTTTTACAGCCGACCTCATGAACTCACGATTGGCTTCAAGAGCAATGACTAGCACCATTGCGTCCAAAGCGGTTATTTCGGACTCCGTCGATGAGATGAGAAAGCGATTCGAATTTTTCCAGCTTTCAAAAACCTCGTTCAGCTTCTGGCTGAGACCTGCGTCCGTTTTCGCGGCGAGCGCCAGTTCTATTGACCAGGCGGCCCGTTGAATCGCACGTCCAGAGTGGAGGTTAAAGGTGCCAATCGATAGTGACCGCAATGAGACTGGCAAATTGCTTTGACCTTTATTCGTTATCAAACGTCCATAGGCCGGGAGCTGATTCATTCTTGCGACTATATGACGAGTGGAATTTAAGAATGTGACTTCCTCTGCATGTGCTTCCGTGCAGAAGTCGCGATTCTTGCGGCATTTTGGTGGAAGCTCATGCTGGGCTTTTTTTCGTGGCGGCGGCTGCAAGCAGTTTTCGGTCTTTGCAGCGTTCGTGTCTGAAGTGTTTTTTTCTAGAGAACAAGTTTTAGTTTCCCACGCTGGTACGGCGCTCAGCTTCGAAAGATATTGGTCTCCGATCACAGCGGCATTTTCATTTTCCTCCGCGAAAAGCCCTATGAGAGTTGTATAGGCTTCGTTGTGTGACGGAGCGACCCCAGGCTCTGATCCGAAATTGAGAATCGATTTTGCCTCAGGAGTGAGGTCGGAATCGAAGAGGTTCGAAAACATAACGACTAACAGAAGACTTATGAACAGTGCACCGATTCCGATGAATGTTCGACGTGCATAGGAGAGAAAAGTGTTCGAAGACTCAGTTTTTGATTTCATCGTCACAAATTAGATTGCCTAATTGCTTACGCGATATTCAATTCGCGAGGATCAGGCGGGAAGCTTGGCGATTGCGATTCAGAATTGAAACAGCCGGCGGATTTGACGCAAAAGCGTCCGCTTTGCAATCCCTGATATTTAATCTCACTAGTCAGGATTAAATAATAGAGAAATTAGATACTTAACGGCGTCGTGGCGCAGATCAGGCCCGAGTTGACATGGTGCATTACGGGTGATAAGACGGCGCATTCTTACTTGAGGTGTCTATGTTCAAAGTGCAACGAGTTTCAAATTTTTCCCTGACCGTGTCCGGGCTTTGCTTAGCCCTTTCTTCCATTTTTGCAAGCCAGGCACTCGCAACGGAAGCCGGCAAAGTTGAGTCGAAAGTTCTCTTCAATTGCAATCTGAATTTTACGGCGACTGGCCGCTCCGCCTACATCGTCGTTGGCGGAACGAACATTCAAGGTTCGGGCATGATGACGTGCTACGACTTTCTTAAAAATGTCATTGAGGACATCCCAATAAAAGTAACCATTCGCGGTCCGGGGGTTGGACTTGGCGTCACCGGACTTAACATTTCTGGCGGACAGCGCGGACTTGGAATAAGCGAAAGCCCGGATTCTCTTCTGGGAGACTATCTAGTTTTGCGCGGAAATGCTGCGGTGGGAGTCGGTGGAGCGGCTTCGACTGGAATCAGAATTGGCAAAGGTTCGATTCAATTGACTGCGCAGGTAGAGGCAACATCGGGCCTTGGTGCGGGACTAGATCTACTGACGTTTTCGATTGAACGGGACTCGTCTCGGGTCGCCACCAGCTCACCGGCAGCCATAGTTGCGAAACCTCCGGTCGAAACTCAAACAGTGGTCCCTGCCCAACAAGCGGTGATTGCCGCTCAACCGGCCGTCGTTCAAGTCTCTACCAGCCAAGTCATTGAACTTGTCGATCACAATGGTCGAAAAATAGGTCGCTATCAGTTTAAAACTAACTAAAACTAGTTTAATGATTTTGCCGGATGGCCTTTAAAGAATGGCTCGCTTGAAAGCTCCGGCGCTTGTGTCGAATGTTTTTCCGGACCCGCGATCAGCCGGACCGGATGGTTTGGTCGCAATCGGTGGTGATCTTAAGGTCGCTACCCTTCTTGAAGCATACAGACTAGGAATCTTTCCGTGGCCGCAAGAAGGCTTACCTCTCCTTTGGTTTTCTCCTATCGAGCGCGGTATCATCGATCTCAGCAGCGAGACAGTAATACCCACTCGATTTGCGAAAAAACTGAAGAAGTGGCTGGGCGATCGGCGACTTGAAGTTCGCTTAAACACGGCGTTCGAAGACGTCATTTCCTATTGTCGAGAAGCAGTTCGAAACGGCCAAGATGGGACATGGATTCTTGATGAGGTCGAAACCGCTTACTGCGAACTCCATCGCCAAGGGCATGCACATTCAATTGAAACCTACCTCGATGGGAAGCTGGCCGGCGGTCTCTACGGCGTTTTCGTCAATGGGGTTTTCAGCGGTGAAAGCATGTTCCACCATGAAACAGATGCGGGCAAAGTGGCGGTGGTCGTAATTTTGGATGAACTGAGGCGCGCCGGACTTGAATTTATCGATGTTCAGATGGTCACGCCGGTGGTTGCAATGTTTGGGGGACATCTAATTTCGCGAGAAGAATATCTGATGCGGCTTGAAATGGCGCAAAAGCAGTGGGACCGTAAAGTATGTCAATACGAGTGGGTGAGGGGAGCCGTGTCACTCTCGCATATCGCCTCCAAACTGAACGTGGGGACGTTTTAGAAGAACGCACTCCGGAAAATCCGTTTGAGTTTGTTTTCGGATCGGGTCAAACCCTTCCGGCTATTGAAAATGTTATTCGGGGAAAAACTGAGGGCTTCACTGCCTCGCTAGGCGTCGCTGCGAAAGAAGCTTACGGCGAGTTTGATGATCAACTGGTGGCGACAGTTTCGATTGCCTCTTTTCCCAAGCCTGAAGAAGTCCAAGTGGGAATGAAGTTTACGACACTTGGACCCGGCGGAGAAGAACTGGCAGTTAGAGTTGTCGAGGTTCTTGAAGACCAAGTCACCGTCGATGGCAATCACCCGCTTGCCGGCGTCGACATAGAAATTGATTTAATAATCTTAGGTGTTGAGCCTGATGGGCAAAATGAGTCTGAAAAAGCCGGTTCAGATTCAGAATCTGGAAATGATTCTGATTCTGGCGGGCGAATCTTGCACTAATGAATGATAAGCGCAGCAGGTTCAGCGTAGAAGTTGTGAAAGTCGCGCAACAGCAATCGGTAAAATCGCAACCAGCGAAAACGAAACGATTGCCATCCACCAAAGGGGATCGAGCACTGTGGAATGCGCAAGTGCCATCCACTTAGCAGGAGTCATTCTATAGCTCGCGTGTTTAAAGCCGCGGGCTGCCGCGAAATCAAAATTTGCAGGATGTGAGTAGTCGCTGGACCGAGTCGTTACGTACCTATCAAGCGCGTCCGCGAGCCCGCTAGGAAGGTTGCGAAAAACGAGACCTAGTTCCCAAAGATCGTCACTTTTGTTGGAAGCATCGAGGCGCGCCACGGTTGCGAAAAATGCAAATCGTCCGCGCTCGGGAACCGCAAGTTCCAGCTTTATCATTTCACCTTCATCAAGAAATCTTGAGCGCGCCGTCGTTTCGCGAATTTCAACCATTGCTCCACTTGCCGAAATATTTGCCAACCGCCCGTTTAAAATCGGACCATCTGTCGACTGGCCCTCTGCCAAGCGTACACGTCCGTCGTCCTCTGAGATGAGATTGTAGCGAGGCACTCGCGGATAGAGCGTATGGTCGTTGTACGGAGAAAAGGTTTTTACCGCATTAGACATGTAGTTCAATCGGCATAAATCGAACTCAGATTAAGGGGCTAATGCTGAGGAGGTGCCCTCGTCTCAAAATGTGGCGGAATGATCTTTTGCAGCCTCTACATACCCGATGCGTTTTGCGCCAACATGTCGAAGTTCGCTCTGGGCATAATCGCAATCGTGCCAACCGCCGGGCAGAA harbors:
- a CDS encoding sulfatase; this translates as MSADSVRADRLSIYGYPRPTTPAITEFSKQSVAFKNFFVAGTLTPTSEASVHTGRYPVSNGMVGFQSKISTDSLTLAEVFKKNGYSTSAFSSSPEFFSRPNMRETFSRGYDKYAMQWRLTKKSRNLRLNEFAEWAAKQKKAEKPFFSWIALGTAHWPIGTHAPRKFNDPNYSGIFKNIDRIESSALQHAVFQLIYDGFLYNRQGRDVFIGRFDGTAGDSEQNVIEKQSVWPFDIPSKVKRVKLNPADIRHISDLYDNSIFAMDQEFSTLLKIVRELDLEKNTVIIFQSEHGEEMLEQGEYAHDNLWDTTIHAPLIIHSPTFSKHAGTWVEGLASGVDLAPTIYRHLGFNLGNEIRFDGVELLEKGSHGKFKSERTEVFLTQVPIWETLWSIRGDEWLLDGLRKANASMNFRNYGVRTATHKLIHRKTRFIKAIHSMRNYFTGENQIEDEYEFFDLRKDPEEKFNLMRAPLSAENKVELEALKTKLKEFDERMLRLSRLKDGTKDFQEYF
- the pyrE gene encoding orotate phosphoribosyltransferase; translation: MTKHELAKTVFKLSHRTGTFKLRSGQTSNEYFDKYQFESRPTVLREIAKLLAPMLPKDTELLGALEMGGIPIATAIAMESGHEVVFVRKQPKDYGTCRFAEGPDIKGKKITLIEDVITTGGQVVISAGDLRADGAIITDVVGVIDRSEGKSDKITAAGIKLHALFTMAELKAAGMK
- a CDS encoding divalent-cation tolerance protein CutA, translated to MTKGTAYNLVKGRVIYAVFPDAEMAETVARSAVEKRLAACANIFPAHLSVYRWKNSIESANEIAVIFKSIEQTSAALIEHIQSNHSYETPAIIEFSITNSTPAFANWLNESCLP
- the dcd gene encoding dCTP deaminase, whose protein sequence is MILSDKTLTTMIKAGDLVVEPLTQESIQPASVDCRLGTHFLMVESFNMTAIDMDSEIKYREFEGDTITIPPHTFLLATTMEWIKLPNDLTAFVEGRSSIGRLGLFIQNAGWVDPGFEGNITLELYNANSLPITLKAGRRICQLVFCKMDQEALNPYRGKYQGQKKSVGSRVFKDSESKK
- a CDS encoding elongation factor G, with product MANKLVLDKVRNFGISAHIDSGKTTLSERILFYTGRIHAIHEVRGKDGVGATMDSMDLEREKGITIQSAATFGEWKDISFNLIDTPGHVDFTVEVERSLRVLDGAILVLCGVAGVQSQSITVDRQMKRYSVPRLAFVNKLDRSGANPFRVMEGLREKLRLNAVMTQLPIGIEDTLAGVVDLVSMRAFYNEGDNGEKVIEKDIPADMIEQAKEYRQELVAKLADVDESIAEKFLMEEEPSNDEVKAAIRKATIALKFVPVFCGSAYKNRGVQKLLDGISDYLPNPTEKENTGLDLDKGEEKVTMITDPAKPLVAYAFKLDDGRYGQLTYMRIYQGTMKKGDFIINTSNQKKVKIPRMVRMHSSEMADIDEASAGDIVALFGVDCASGDTFTDGSINVAMSSMFIPEAVISLAVAPKSKDAASNFSKALQKFRKEDPTFRVSRDEESNETIIAGMGELHLEIYIERMKREFNCEVIAGKPQVAYRETISRVTDFDYTHKKQTGGSGQYAKISGTIEPLQVEEGKDPKAYEFEDDVVGGRIPKEFIPAVDEGFQEQMVKGPLIGFPIVGMKVTLKDGAYHDVDSSYLAFKIASMAALREVYMAAGPVALEPIMKLETVAPEEYQGSVMGGINQRRGVIQGTQTLEGSVTVTAEVPLTEMFGYSTDLRSATQGKGEFTMEFAKYSPVPRNLQDELHKKYLEKRAAEQKG